The following are from one region of the Coffea eugenioides isolate CCC68of chromosome 2, Ceug_1.0, whole genome shotgun sequence genome:
- the LOC113754697 gene encoding glycerol-3-phosphate acyltransferase 5-like, with amino-acid sequence MESALSELEGTLVKDPDPFSYFMLVAFEASSIIRFAFLLILWPVIRLLEIWGQRDAGLKLMIFVATAGVPISEIEAVARAVLPKFYFDDIDMDAWKVFSSYDKRIVVTKTPRIMVERFVKEHLRADDVIGSELSVNRFGWATGFIKDGFDSISDRVSELFEDEQPSLGLGRTDYSGSEFLHLCKEQSHPRITSNKKHDRQFIRPLPVIFHDGRLVKRPTPSTALLILLWIPLGIILAAIRIVVGLMLPMKSIQRMAPLFGGKVMVKGKPPPPPSGSTSGVLFVCTHRTLMDPVVLSAVLHRRIPAVTYSISRFTEILSPIPTVRLTRIRDIDAEKIKQQLEKGDLVVCPEGTTCREPFLLRFSKLFAELTDRIVPVAMNYRVGFFHATTARGWKALDPIFFFMNPRPIYEVTFLNQLPVEATCSSGKSPHDVANYVQRILAATLGFECTNFTRRDKYRVLAGNDGIVSQTSTAESLKKLMSGFKQVVGTFKPFIN; translated from the exons ATGGAGTCTGCTCTTTCCGAGCTCGAAGGGACCCTTGTAAAGGATCCTGATCCATTTTCCTACTTCATGTTAGTAGCTTTCGAGGCATCAAGCATAATTCGATTTGCTTTCTTGCTAATTTTATGGCCAGTTATCCGTTTGCTGGAGATTTGGGGACAAAGAGATGCGGGCCTAAAGTTGATGATTTTTGTCGCCACGGCTGGGGTGCCTATATCCGAGATCGAAGCCGTGGCAAGGGCAGTGTTGCCCAagttttactttgatgacattgaTATGGATGCTTGGAAGGTCTTCAGCTCCTATGACAAGAGAATTGTGGTGACTAAAACCCCGAGGATTATGGTGGAGAGGTTTGTGAAAGAGCATTTGCGAGCTGATGATGTTATTGGGAGTGAACTTTCGGTCAATCGGTTTGGATGGGCTACGGGTTTCATCAAAGACGGTTTTGATTCAATCTCCGACCGCGTTTCTGAATTATTCGAAGATGAACAACCTAGTTTGGGCCTAGGAAGGACAGATTATTCTGGCTCTGAATTCTTACACTTGTGCAAG GAACAATCTCATCCGCGAATCACCAGCAACAAGAAACATGACCGCCAGTTCATCCGCCCACTGCCAGTGATCTTCCACGATGGCCGGCTAGTGAAGCGGCCAACACCATCAACTGCCCTCCTAATTCTCTTATGGATTCCTCTGGGAATCATTCTCGCTGCAATTCGCATTGTCGTTGGCCTCATGCTTCCCATGAAATCTATTCAACGTATGGCTCCTCTATTCGGTGGCAAAGTGATGGTGAAAGGAAAACCTCCTCCACCGCCATCTGGCTCCACCTCTGGAGTGCTATTTGTCTGCACGCACCGAACCTTAATGGACCCCGTCGTCCTCTCCGCCGTCCTCCATCGTAGAATTCCAGCAGTAACATACTCCATTTCTCGCTTTACCGAGATCTTATCCCCTATTCCAACTGTCCGCTTGACGAGAATCCGAGACATAGATGCTGAAAAGATTAAACAACAACTGGAAAAGGGAGATTTGGTCGTCTGCCCTGAAGGAACAACGTGTAGAGAACCCTTTCTATTGAGGTTCAGCAAACTTTTCGCAGAACTAACCGACCGAATAGTTCCAGTGGCCATGAACTATAGGGTTGGGTTTTTCCATGCAACCACTGCTAGGGGTTGGAAAGCTTTGGaccccatatttttcttcatgaATCCCAGACCAATTTATGAGGTAACATTTTTAAATCAGCTCCCTGTGGAAGCAACTTGCTCTTCAGGTAAGAGCCCACATGATGTTGCTAATTATGTTCAGAGGATCTTGGCTGCCACACTTGGTTTCGAGTGTACGAATTTCACCCGCAGGGATAAATACAGGGTTCTTGCTGGCAACGATGGGATAGTTTCACAAACATCCACTGCCGAAAGCCTCAAGAAATTGATGAGCGGATTCAAGCAGGTTGTGGGTACTTTTAAGCCTTTCATTAACTGA